A genomic window from Sphingobacterium spiritivorum includes:
- a CDS encoding SusC/RagA family TonB-linked outer membrane protein translates to MKQLLLACLCCMFCFAVSHAHAQQSTVTGKVTDAATGKPIPGVTITIKGSSRSTSTDEKGSFSLIEVTSSNTLIFSSLGYQTAEMEVGNRSSLTISLTASDQALEEVMVVAYGTAKKSTYTGSAATVSPKEIADVPTTSFENALSGRVAGVQINSASGQAGSTSSIRIRGIGSMNASNDPLFVIDGVPVVSGNVGQISGQLYSTSNVMSTLNPADIESITILKDAAASSLYGSRAANGVVVITTKRGKTGKPTLNFRTSIGLTPSWATDNYEIADPQAQINMEYQIFHDYRTSNKNSATGVNYTDQEASTYALGQINRRFNIHGYKFEVDNPSRMTNVKILGMTDGVENREGKFFDWEDYLFRTGVFQTNDLSLSGGTGTTKYYSSLSYTKDKGRAIINEYDRISGRINLSQKVFNNVEYNVNLNVASTAKTGFNDTRSTGSNYFFQARNLLFPFYWPTDYKTGNPWTAQYGSLAYNSDYYNKEWDNNTNTLKLGAVQSLSWEIIPNLTAKTIFSFDNTEVKDDLFYSALHFNGLTDKGSSSKWATNIRKYVSSNTLTYAKSFGLHNLNILGGFEAEKNKTDYQYSNSINLGSSALTSIGTGANFKADSYTWGNNLMSYLSRIDYNYNEKYFAGASIRRDGSSRLSPENRWGTFWSVSGAWSLHKEDFLKNNETLSTLRLRGSYGVNGTLPTNDFAWRTLMYYKYNYKGNPGGIVSDGSTGLIDRGLGNLNLGWEENKTYDLALEFGLFNNRLTGSVEYFNRDSKDLLQDVPTSGTTGFTTILRNVGVINNSGLEIDLGGDIIKNDNFRWTARVNASFLDSKVKRLNGGKDIIWNDPTGGDARAQFIYREGESVLSFYGYEWAGVDKNNGKNVWYTNNDKSDFEYNGRSATYNFGNANRKIIGSGVADVFGGINTDLEYKNISLGFNFSYKIGGKLYDGAEKDVMDDGYYWERIRSAYYYENMWSPDNMEGSQPKIDGNDLTDAIQYSSRHLYDASFLRLKNINLAYRLPAAWLSKAKISNARVFFNGTNLLTFSKYKIADPEVNQYSTRGWETPYGKTYTFGVEFSF, encoded by the coding sequence ATGAAACAACTTTTACTTGCATGCTTGTGCTGTATGTTTTGCTTTGCGGTATCTCATGCTCATGCACAACAAAGTACTGTTACCGGTAAAGTGACAGACGCCGCAACAGGCAAACCTATTCCTGGTGTCACGATCACCATTAAGGGCAGCAGCAGAAGTACTTCTACAGATGAAAAAGGCTCTTTTTCGCTTATTGAAGTCACATCTTCCAATACCTTGATCTTTTCCTCTTTAGGTTATCAGACTGCGGAAATGGAAGTCGGTAACCGGTCTTCTCTGACGATCAGTCTGACGGCAAGTGATCAGGCTTTGGAAGAGGTCATGGTCGTAGCTTACGGTACAGCAAAAAAAAGCACCTATACCGGGTCTGCAGCAACCGTGAGTCCCAAGGAAATTGCAGATGTACCTACTACTTCATTTGAAAATGCACTAAGCGGCCGGGTGGCAGGTGTACAGATCAATTCGGCTTCCGGTCAGGCTGGGTCCACATCGAGCATACGTATTCGGGGTATCGGATCGATGAATGCGTCTAATGATCCGTTATTTGTCATCGATGGTGTACCTGTAGTATCCGGCAATGTGGGGCAGATCAGCGGACAGCTTTATTCAACATCCAATGTGATGAGCACGCTAAATCCTGCTGATATTGAATCCATTACTATCCTGAAAGATGCTGCAGCATCTTCACTCTATGGTTCGAGAGCCGCCAACGGTGTAGTGGTCATTACGACCAAACGCGGTAAAACGGGCAAACCTACTCTTAACTTCCGAACTTCAATCGGTCTCACGCCTTCATGGGCAACAGATAATTATGAAATTGCTGACCCTCAGGCTCAGATCAATATGGAGTATCAGATCTTCCATGATTACCGCACATCCAATAAAAACAGTGCTACAGGTGTCAACTATACTGATCAGGAAGCAAGTACGTATGCACTGGGACAGATCAATCGTCGTTTTAATATCCATGGTTACAAATTTGAAGTGGATAACCCATCGAGAATGACGAATGTCAAAATTCTGGGGATGACTGACGGTGTCGAAAACAGGGAAGGAAAATTTTTCGACTGGGAAGATTACCTGTTCAGAACGGGTGTATTTCAGACAAATGATCTGTCTTTAAGCGGTGGTACGGGAACGACGAAATACTATTCATCCCTATCGTATACAAAAGATAAAGGCAGAGCTATTATCAATGAGTATGACCGTATTTCAGGAAGGATAAACCTTTCTCAGAAAGTATTTAATAATGTAGAGTATAATGTCAATCTGAATGTTGCCAGCACAGCTAAAACCGGGTTTAATGACACCAGAAGTACAGGTTCGAATTATTTCTTCCAGGCCCGCAACTTGCTGTTTCCATTCTACTGGCCTACGGATTACAAAACGGGAAATCCCTGGACTGCACAGTATGGTAGTTTAGCTTACAATTCGGACTATTACAATAAGGAGTGGGACAACAATACAAATACATTGAAACTTGGAGCTGTACAATCCCTTTCCTGGGAAATCATCCCCAACCTGACCGCAAAGACTATTTTCTCATTTGATAATACAGAAGTAAAAGATGATCTGTTCTACTCAGCTTTGCATTTTAACGGTCTGACAGATAAAGGAAGTTCCAGCAAATGGGCAACGAATATCCGAAAATATGTTTCGTCTAACACGCTGACGTATGCTAAAAGTTTCGGACTGCACAATCTGAATATCCTGGGCGGTTTTGAAGCGGAAAAGAATAAAACGGATTATCAGTACAGTAATTCTATCAACCTTGGTTCCAGCGCATTGACATCTATAGGAACAGGTGCCAATTTTAAAGCAGACAGCTATACCTGGGGGAATAACCTGATGTCATATCTATCCCGGATCGACTACAATTATAACGAAAAATACTTCGCCGGTGCTTCCATCCGTAGAGATGGCTCATCCAGATTAAGTCCTGAAAATCGTTGGGGTACATTCTGGTCGGTTTCAGGAGCCTGGAGTCTGCACAAAGAAGATTTCCTGAAGAATAATGAAACCCTTTCGACCCTGAGACTAAGAGGCTCGTACGGTGTAAACGGAACATTGCCAACCAATGATTTTGCATGGCGAACGCTAATGTATTACAAATACAACTACAAAGGTAATCCCGGTGGTATCGTTAGTGACGGTTCTACGGGACTGATCGACAGAGGGCTTGGAAATCTCAATCTGGGTTGGGAAGAAAACAAGACCTATGATCTGGCTTTAGAATTTGGATTATTTAATAACAGACTGACAGGATCTGTGGAGTATTTCAACAGAGATTCCAAAGATCTGTTACAGGATGTACCAACCTCCGGAACAACAGGTTTTACGACAATCCTGAGGAATGTAGGCGTGATCAACAACAGCGGATTAGAAATCGATCTGGGCGGCGATATCATCAAAAATGATAATTTCCGCTGGACAGCACGTGTGAATGCTTCCTTCCTGGATTCAAAAGTCAAAAGATTAAACGGTGGAAAAGATATTATCTGGAATGATCCTACAGGAGGAGATGCCCGGGCTCAATTCATCTACCGTGAAGGAGAGTCTGTATTGTCTTTTTATGGTTATGAGTGGGCTGGTGTAGACAAGAACAATGGTAAGAATGTATGGTATACGAACAACGATAAATCAGATTTTGAGTATAACGGACGCTCGGCGACCTACAATTTTGGAAATGCAAACCGTAAAATTATCGGCTCCGGGGTAGCGGATGTCTTTGGAGGGATTAATACGGACCTTGAATACAAAAACATCTCTCTGGGATTTAATTTCAGTTATAAAATAGGGGGTAAATTATACGATGGTGCAGAGAAAGATGTGATGGATGACGGCTATTACTGGGAACGAATCCGATCAGCCTATTATTACGAAAACATGTGGTCTCCTGACAATATGGAGGGTAGCCAGCCAAAGATTGACGGTAATGATCTGACAGATGCTATTCAGTACAGCAGTCGTCATCTGTATGATGCTTCATTCCTCCGTTTGAAAAATATCAATCTGGCTTACAGATTGCCGGCAGCATGGTTGAGCAAAGCTAAAATTTCCAATGCCCGTGTGTTTTTTAACGGAACAAATCTGCTGACCTTCTCCAAATATAAAATTGCGGATCCGGAAGTCAACCAGTATTCAACACGTGGCTGGGAAACGCCATATGGTAAAACGTATACTTTCGGTGTAGAATTCAGTTTCTAA